A section of the Campylobacter lanienae NCTC 13004 genome encodes:
- the fliE gene encoding flagellar hook-basal body complex protein FliE: MNINNISNLNQLEQQNSKNRNLTDQSFSDILNKTLGELNAVQQKADKAVADLATGEVKDLHQAAIAIGKAETSMKLMLEVRNKAISAYKEIARTQL; encoded by the coding sequence ATGAATATTAATAACATATCGAATTTAAATCAATTAGAGCAACAAAATAGCAAAAACAGAAATTTAACAGATCAAAGTTTCTCTGATATATTAAATAAAACCCTAGGTGAATTAAACGCCGTCCAACAAAAAGCCGACAAAGCTGTAGCTGACCTTGCTACAGGCGAGGTAAAAGACCTACACCAAGCAGCCATCGCAATCGGTAAAGCAGAAACTAGCATGAAACTAATGCTAGAAGTAAGAAATAAAGCTATAAGCGCTTATAAAGAGATAGCAAGAACGCAGCTATAA
- the flgC gene encoding flagellar basal body rod protein FlgC → MAYLSDFDISGYGLSAQRFRMNIISSNIANAHTTRTAEGGPYRRKEVVFKEIEFDKELNNQINSKNEFLENENPLDDIDAPRFPKPAVSTVIVDKIVRDDKDFKLKFDPTHPDANDKGYVMLPNINPVIEMADLIEATRAYQANVSAFQSAKAIATSAIDMIKG, encoded by the coding sequence ATGGCATATTTAAGTGATTTTGATATTAGTGGATATGGATTAAGCGCTCAACGCTTTAGAATGAATATTATTAGCTCTAATATCGCCAATGCTCACACCACAAGAACAGCCGAAGGTGGCCCATATCGCCGTAAAGAGGTTGTATTTAAAGAGATTGAATTTGATAAAGAGCTAAATAATCAAATAAATAGCAAAAATGAATTTTTAGAAAATGAAAATCCATTAGATGATATAGACGCACCAAGGTTTCCTAAACCTGCGGTATCTACGGTTATAGTAGATAAAATTGTCCGTGATGATAAGGATTTTAAACTAAAATTTGACCCTACTCACCCAGATGCAAATGACAAAGGCTATGTAATGCTACCAAATATTAACCCAGTTATAGAAATGGCCGATTTAATAGAAGCCACAAGAGCATATCAAGCTAATGTCTCAGCATTTCAAAGTGCCAAAGCGATAGCGACAAGTGCTATTGATATGATAAAAGGATAA
- the flgB gene encoding flagellar basal body rod protein FlgB yields the protein MYAGFTTSKSKQLVDSALSSRVTRNQLITSNIANIDTPFYKAKDIDFETALIEKRKEIYNQGQSEPKLELARTNDKHFAAINFPSSKIPTIYLRDGHMARNDANTVDLDIETSEMSKNVLMIQALDSASKKHGDIFKSVIDASSKI from the coding sequence ATGTATGCAGGTTTTACCACTAGTAAGTCAAAGCAATTAGTTGATTCTGCCCTTAGTAGTAGAGTTACTCGCAATCAATTAATCACTAGCAATATCGCAAATATCGATACTCCTTTTTATAAAGCCAAAGATATTGACTTTGAAACAGCTCTAATAGAAAAGAGAAAAGAGATCTATAATCAAGGCCAAAGTGAGCCAAAATTAGAACTCGCTAGGACAAATGATAAGCATTTTGCGGCTATAAATTTCCCATCTTCTAAAATTCCAACTATCTATCTAAGAGATGGTCATATGGCTAGAAATGATGCTAATACCGTGGATTTGGATATTGAAACAAGTGAAATGAGCAAAAATGTCTTGATGATCCAAGCCCTAGACTCAGCTAGTAAAAAGCATGGCGATATCTTTAAAAGCGTTATAGACGCAAGCTCAAAAATCTAA
- the aat gene encoding leucyl/phenylalanyl-tRNA--protein transferase — protein sequence MKSFFPDPSKAPKDEPLGLGGNLSSEILIDAYTHGIFPWPSDGMILWHSPDPRAIFYPKDVKIQKSLKPFLRDYRVKFDYNFRNFINFCKTQRELKEPTWIDQNVVDSYTQMHDLGYAHSVEVYYNDELIGGLYGLIFGKVFCGESMISKGKNASKVALVALAKTLAKYDFIIDAQVMNPHLEFMGAKDISRDEFLAILKIKSNQPSGFAKFSDLEPNLE from the coding sequence ATGAAATCCTTCTTCCCAGATCCATCCAAAGCCCCAAAAGATGAGCCGCTAGGTCTTGGCGGCAATCTTAGTAGCGAAATTTTAATCGATGCTTATACTCATGGCATTTTTCCTTGGCCGAGCGATGGAATGATACTTTGGCATAGCCCTGACCCTCGTGCGATATTTTATCCCAAAGATGTGAAAATTCAAAAGAGTTTAAAACCATTTTTAAGGGATTATAGAGTTAAATTTGATTATAATTTTAGAAATTTTATCAATTTTTGTAAAACCCAAAGAGAGCTTAAAGAGCCAACTTGGATAGATCAAAATGTCGTAGATAGCTATACTCAAATGCACGATCTTGGCTACGCTCACAGTGTGGAGGTCTATTATAATGATGAGCTTATTGGCGGACTTTATGGATTGATATTTGGTAAGGTTTTTTGCGGTGAAAGTATGATAAGCAAAGGCAAGAACGCCTCCAAAGTAGCTTTGGTAGCACTAGCTAAAACCTTAGCAAAATATGATTTTATCATAGATGCGCAAGTTATGAATCCGCATCTTGAGTTTATGGGAGCTAAAGATATATCTAGAGATGAGTTTTTAGCTATTTTAAAGATTAAGTCAAATCAACCTAGCGGATTTGCGAAATTTAGTGATTTAGAGCCAAATTTGGAATAA
- a CDS encoding AAA family ATPase encodes MIEQNLAISIKQANDLAVSQSHEYISSEHILYTLTFDKEFIKLLENIGINDVVAFRNDLINILKESPKSNDKKPPMLTHKLSELLSSISEEESFGIEDFLDEILSDKNSQAYQLLEFHGLNLDDNELLSVATNLNELVKNHQIDPVINRDKEIDKALQILCRHKKNNPIFVGEAGVGKTAIVQGIAQRIVDGKVPDRLKDSVIFSLDIFAILAGAKYRGEFEERLKEIISRLKDNKNHIIFIDEIHTILNTGSNDNGQDAANILKPHLANGDIRCIGATTYNEFRNFNKDRALLRRFNKIDVAEPSKEETLEILKGLRPTYEKFHNVKYSDEILSQSIEMAKRYLTDKFLPDSAIDIIDEAGASANIENKKSVTKAKINEIVSKIANISNIQTSSDNTQILKNLSTILNQKIFGQDLAIKSLNDALITSYAGLNEPNRPIGVFLFTGSSGVGKTELAKELANALNIHFERFDMSEYMEKHAVAKLIGAPPGYIGFENGGMLTNMVKKHPYSVILFDEIEKAHPELLNIFLQIFDSATLSDASGNKSDFKNTIIIMSSNLGTKEAPIMGFNKDDSDKTDRAVKGFFAAEFRNRIDKIINFNTLSHEVLEKIVQKEIKELELSAKKISISISKNAINEIIKLGYSSEFGARNLKRTIKDKINLKLSKELLFGALKNGGKVDIDFDGGEFKFNFDSEKIR; translated from the coding sequence ATGATAGAACAAAATCTAGCAATATCAATAAAACAAGCAAACGATCTAGCGGTATCACAATCACACGAATATATCAGCTCAGAGCATATTTTATACACTTTGACATTTGATAAGGAATTTATAAAATTATTAGAAAATATCGGTATCAATGATGTTGTGGCTTTTAGAAATGATCTAATCAATATCTTAAAAGAGTCGCCAAAATCAAATGATAAAAAGCCGCCTATGCTTACACACAAGCTTAGCGAATTGCTCTCTAGCATAAGCGAAGAAGAGAGCTTTGGGATTGAAGATTTTTTGGATGAAATTTTGAGTGATAAAAACTCACAAGCCTATCAACTGCTTGAATTTCACGGATTAAATTTAGATGATAATGAGCTATTATCTGTAGCTACAAATTTAAATGAATTAGTCAAAAATCATCAAATAGACCCTGTGATAAATAGAGATAAAGAGATTGACAAAGCTCTTCAAATTCTATGCCGACATAAGAAAAATAATCCGATTTTTGTAGGCGAAGCTGGAGTTGGTAAAACCGCAATAGTCCAAGGAATAGCCCAAAGAATAGTAGATGGAAAGGTTCCTGATAGATTAAAAGATAGCGTGATTTTTAGCTTAGATATCTTTGCTATTTTAGCTGGAGCGAAGTATAGGGGCGAGTTTGAAGAGAGATTAAAAGAGATTATAAGTCGCTTAAAAGATAATAAAAATCATATAATTTTCATAGATGAAATTCACACTATCCTAAACACAGGGAGCAATGATAATGGCCAAGATGCGGCAAATATCTTAAAACCACACTTAGCAAATGGCGATATAAGATGTATTGGCGCAACTACTTATAATGAGTTTAGAAATTTCAATAAAGATAGAGCCTTGCTTCGTAGATTTAATAAAATAGATGTCGCCGAACCAAGCAAAGAAGAGACCTTAGAGATATTAAAAGGCTTAAGGCCAACTTATGAGAAATTTCATAATGTCAAATATAGCGATGAAATTTTAAGCCAAAGTATAGAGATGGCTAAGCGATATCTAACTGACAAATTCCTACCTGATAGCGCTATAGATATCATTGATGAGGCTGGCGCATCGGCAAATATCGAGAATAAAAAAAGCGTAACAAAAGCCAAAATCAATGAAATTGTCTCTAAAATAGCCAATATCTCAAATATCCAAACAAGCTCTGATAACACTCAAATTTTAAAAAATCTATCCACTATATTAAACCAAAAAATATTTGGTCAAGACCTAGCTATAAAGAGCTTAAATGACGCTTTAATCACATCATATGCAGGATTAAATGAGCCAAATAGGCCAATTGGTGTATTTTTATTTACTGGAAGTAGCGGTGTGGGTAAAACTGAGTTAGCAAAAGAGCTAGCAAATGCTTTAAATATCCATTTTGAGAGATTTGATATGAGCGAATATATGGAGAAACACGCCGTAGCTAAGCTCATTGGCGCACCTCCTGGATATATAGGATTTGAAAATGGCGGAATGCTTACAAATATGGTTAAAAAGCACCCTTATAGCGTGATTTTGTTTGATGAGATTGAGAAGGCTCATCCAGAGTTATTAAATATATTTTTACAGATTTTTGATAGCGCAACTCTAAGTGATGCAAGTGGAAATAAGAGTGATTTTAAAAACACAATTATCATAATGAGCTCAAATTTGGGCACCAAAGAAGCACCGATTATGGGATTTAATAAAGATGATAGCGATAAAACAGATAGAGCTGTGAAGGGATTTTTTGCTGCGGAGTTTAGAAATAGAATTGATAAGATTATAAATTTCAACACTCTAAGCCACGAAGTCTTAGAAAAAATAGTCCAAAAAGAGATAAAAGAGCTAGAGCTATCAGCCAAAAAAATCTCTATATCTATTAGCAAAAATGCGATTAATGAGATTATTAAACTTGGATATAGTAGTGAATTTGGCGCTAGAAATCTTAAACGAACTATTAAAGATAAAATTAATCTTAAGCTATCCAAAGAGCTGCTTTTTGGGGCTTTAAAAAATGGCGGCAAGGTTGATATAGACTTTGATGGTGGGGAATTTAAATTTAATTTTGATAGTGAAAAGATTAGATGA
- a CDS encoding ATP-dependent Clp protease adaptor ClpS, with protein MQTKRSLNTKTKLKEFKPTLFKVILLNDDVTTMDFVVMVLCEIFNKELKQAIELMMKIHKNGSAVCGIYTKEIAQTKQNQTLSLAKANGFPLKCVIKED; from the coding sequence ATGCAAACTAAAAGAAGCCTTAATACAAAAACCAAATTAAAAGAGTTTAAACCAACTCTTTTTAAGGTGATTTTATTAAATGATGATGTAACTACAATGGATTTTGTAGTGATGGTGCTTTGTGAAATTTTCAATAAAGAGCTAAAGCAAGCTATAGAATTGATGATGAAAATTCATAAAAATGGTAGCGCTGTTTGCGGAATTTACACAAAAGAGATCGCCCAAACCAAGCAAAACCAAACCTTAAGCCTAGCTAAGGCAAATGGATTTCCATTAAAATGCGTTATAAAAGAGGATTAA
- a CDS encoding thioredoxin, translating to MKNIKFIALFLIALFALNGCNQDKTTQTQIEQSNYYKTGDEIELTSIIGTKATIIRTENGFKLKDSDKILMLDIFGTYCAPCQKEAPHLMDFQLKNADKFMIIGLIHFEDVSDEYVLENFSKKYNAYYFIANSKENSKIIDQILNDISYNRALSIPFKVVLKDGIYQSLSDNIDGTAVGNKFYLGEVSTNTISQDIDKILNAN from the coding sequence ATGAAAAATATTAAATTTATAGCCCTATTTTTAATAGCACTTTTCGCACTTAATGGGTGTAATCAAGATAAGACAACTCAAACTCAAATAGAACAATCAAACTATTATAAAACAGGCGATGAGATAGAATTAACCAGTATAATCGGCACTAAAGCTACGATAATTCGCACTGAAAATGGCTTTAAACTCAAAGATAGCGATAAAATTCTAATGCTTGATATATTTGGAACTTACTGCGCCCCATGCCAAAAAGAGGCTCCACATTTAATGGATTTTCAGCTTAAAAACGCAGATAAATTTATGATAATTGGGTTAATTCACTTTGAAGATGTAAGTGATGAGTATGTTTTAGAGAATTTTAGTAAAAAATATAACGCCTATTACTTCATAGCAAATTCAAAAGAAAATAGCAAAATCATAGATCAAATTCTAAATGATATAAGCTACAATAGAGCGCTCTCTATACCATTTAAAGTGGTTTTAAAAGATGGCATTTACCAAAGTTTAAGCGACAATATAGATGGCACAGCAGTTGGAAATAAATTCTATCTAGGTGAAGTTAGCACCAACACAATTAGCCAAGATATAGATAAGATCTTAAATGCAAACTAA
- the smpB gene encoding SsrA-binding protein SmpB — MGKELAKNKKALHDYTIIESFEAGIVLQGSEVKALRAGRANLKDSFVRIIKGELFLLNAHISHLQTAHSHFRPDERSPRKLLMHRKQIDKLLGKVSTDGLTIVVLNLYLNHKNIVKVNIALAKGKNLHDKREALKEKQANLEARAALKRYL, encoded by the coding sequence ATGGGAAAAGAACTAGCAAAAAACAAAAAAGCACTTCATGATTATACGATTATTGAAAGCTTTGAAGCCGGTATAGTCTTACAAGGTAGCGAAGTCAAGGCACTTCGTGCTGGTAGAGCAAATTTAAAAGATAGCTTTGTGAGAATCATCAAAGGTGAGCTCTTTTTGTTAAACGCACACATAAGCCATCTGCAAACTGCTCACTCACACTTTCGCCCTGATGAGAGATCGCCTAGAAAGCTCCTTATGCACCGCAAACAGATAGATAAACTCCTTGGCAAAGTTAGCACCGATGGGCTAACAATCGTAGTTTTGAATCTATATCTAAATCACAAAAATATAGTCAAAGTAAATATCGCCCTAGCCAAAGGTAAAAATTTACACGATAAAAGAGAAGCTCTCAAAGAAAAACAAGCAAATTTAGAAGCTAGAGCCGCTCTAAAAAGATATTTATAA